DNA sequence from the Coffea arabica cultivar ET-39 chromosome 11c, Coffea Arabica ET-39 HiFi, whole genome shotgun sequence genome:
gattttttttttctttttgtcagaCATTCTTCTATCTTTTACTTCATCTTGACACATGAAATCCACATACTGGGCATGGCCACAGCGAGAAAATTACGTTTGAGTGTACAGTCATTCTTAGCtgagtaatttttaaaaaatatatatatatatatcgtgacatttttttttatatgtcgcaggtaagataaaaaggtaatttaaaattatgttaattatattaataaataaatgttGATAAATAAACTGCAGTCCAAATAGTTTCCAAGGCAGTAGAACTTTGCCAACTAGCTATGCAGTCCAATCTTGAATTTCCATGATTGATAGTCAACTTTTAAAAGTTTCAAGAATTGGTTGATCAAGGTGCAATAGCTCCTGAAACACACATAGTTAGAGAGAGGCAACTAAGTCACAGCTGACCATATGACTTTGCCAGTTCGAAGCATAGATGTCCCAGCAATATCATTAGACACATCATCAAGTTGCACAAGATTTAAGCGACATTCtgaaaaagggaaggaaaaatcCATGAAACAATTGTCTGCCAGTTAATCATATTTCAAAGCatggaaaaacaacaaaatcataAGCCAGAATGTCATATTCCGTCCAAATATTTACCCcatttggcaagtgagttttttaggtgtttgtttaaaattttattgtaacttatattgtagaaaatttttttgaagtgtgtaaatttgtggatattttgaagtgtatagtttaaaaatttcgagaagttttttgagattactaataattagttgttaaaaaacttgtaacgGACAAACTGGGTAAAAAAAGCTTGTTTTCCAAACAAGGCTGCAAAAGGCCTTTTACATGATTCAATTGATAGCAGCGTTTCTCAAAACCAAATCAAACAGAATTGTGCAAATCACTGCAGCTCTACTATCTTCCATCAATAAGAAAGGTACTTTATGCCTAACTAAATGTTTTTTCCTTGTGGAATTCCATATGTGTGATTCTACTTCGGATCAAAACTCAAAGATCTAAATAATCTTATCACCcttcaatttatttatttcttttcctaCCTTTTGACCCCTATTCTATGATATGATAGTAAAAAGGGGAGAGGTTGCAGCTAATGTGAACAATTTGTGTCATTTTATGGACTTCtaaatttatatttaaaaaactaatttttaccCTAATCACCTAATTATATTTGCCAACATAATCACTCTAAGTATTGTACCTACTAAATTAACTATGACtttattttggaaaatattCCTAATAGATCAAagttctttaatgaaaattttacatATGAAATTTATTTACGTAAAAacataatttatatatttatggaaaataaaattatttcgAAATTGCACTGGGACAGATTCAAACAGTACAACCGCGTAACCATACCAATTAGCCCAGGGCCCAATAAATTACTGGGCCATCCTGGACTTTATAAGATGGTCCATTTAAAATGGCCCAAAAATTTAACAGTACAAAACCAACACCCATTCTTCATGCTCGAAGCCCAGCTGTACCAAATCAATAAATTCTCTTTTCAacttccagaatttcgtcttgtcattttctctctcctagGGTTTTATAAAGATTTTTCTCCATTTTCCACCATCAACTAGCTAAAGCTGCACTCCCACTCTCTGTCTACCTGTAAGCTGTCTTTCTCTTTTTATCTCTCTGTTTATGAATTCGTAAAAGAGGAACGTAGGAAGCGTTTATCTGATTGTTTGTACGCAAAGATTCCATGGTGTTTTGATTAAcgcttcgattttttttttatgaagagAAAATGTCGAGGGTATACGTTGGGAATTTGGACCAGCGGGTGACGGAGAGGGATCTTGAGGATGAGTTCCGCTTCTATGGTGTCCTTCGCAGGTAAATTTCACGGTTTTTTTCTAGATCGTCCAttatttttgccttttttttttttaattcaagcTTTACAAAAAGGGAGTTGGGTGCCAATGGAATTCTTGCAATAGCCGGTAGTCTAGGGGCAGATGAAATTTGGCTTTATATCAATGGGTGCCTTCAGCGGTTGTGTTAAAATGGTTGGTTATtgtctgttgaggtgttcgatTAATATTTTGGGACCTTGAGTtggcccccccccccccccccggggggGAGGTTGAGGGGAAGAGAGAGGATACTCAATGCAAGTCTTTCTGCGCAGACACAGGCAAGAATTAGAATATATACAAATTGCAAAGAATGGAAAGAATCCCCTAATGATTGGAATAGaaggcttgatttttggtcatttaCAAGAACTACTTGTTAGCCTGTGCTGGCCATATTTTAGATGTATGGATTCGGTTGGTTGATTATGTCTGCACATGATTAGTGCTTATCATGCTAGACGGACTCTCTCCTAGCTGTTCTACAGTAATTCCTTCCCCACCCCTGGCTCCCTGGGTTTCTTCTAGTTTTGTCCTGTTGGTGTTTCACTAATTTATCAATGCTAGATGCTTTTCATGGTTTTAATTGGTGGCTTTTTGTGGTACTTTGTTTGTAAAACGAACCCAGTGTATGGGTTGCTCGAAGACCACCAGGTTATGCTTTTGTTGAGTTTGATGATCGCCGGGATGCTGAAGATGCAATTCGGGCACTGGATGGTAAGCATccatgcaatttttcaaaaatgcaCTTCAATATGATTTTGATCCTCCTTTGTGTGTAGAAGTTGTATAATTATGTACAATGTAGAATCTCAACGAGGCCTAGTATGGTTTTACAATCCGGGCTCTTCATGTTTTCTTGTTTCAGTGGAGAATTTAGGTGAGATTTTGTGGTCATGGCACTTTTTGTATTGTCTGAAAAGCATGGAGATTTTTTTAATGCTAAAATTACTCATAATTGTAGGAAAATTGTGCTGTAAGCTTAGTGAATCAACGCTGATGTGGTTCTTTTTTCCCATTCCACTTCCTTGTGGTCTTGAAATTTCAGTAGCATGGCACAgtagtaaacaaaaaaaatgccaTGTTGCAGTAACAATTGTTTTCCATTCCTTTTGTACAGGGGATTCtaaattgatttttgaattttttggagTTTCATTGTTATGCTATTTTGCACTAATATtatgttttttgtgttttttaatTGGCAGCTGTAAACCATAGATCAAGTGGGatgtttgtttgttttaattttcctaCTTGTCAATTTCAGGATTTTCATTGCTTGAGATTCTCCTCTCTCTATCCCCCCCCCCCTTAAATTACCTGTTATGCTTTCTTTTATTGTTCTTTAAAATCTTTTGAAAGTTGTTATTTAGTGAGAATTCGATTTAACAGGTAAAAATGGATGGCGTGTGGAGCTGTCGCACAACTCTAAGGGAGGTGGTGGAGGCCGTGGTGGTCGTGGTCGTGGTCGTGGTGGGGATGATCTGAAGTGCTATGAATGTGGTGAACCTGGTCATTTTGCGCGCGAGTGTCGCTTGCGCATTGGCCCACGAGGATTAGGTAGTGGAAGACGTCGAAGTCCAAGCCCTCGGTATCGCAGGAGTCCAAGTTATGGGAGGAGGTGTGTTTATTAAGTTTTATTAATGTTAAAGTTCATGAGCTGCTCCATTTGTATTTTTGTTTAAGCACACGTTGAATTCTCACTTCCAACTGATTTCTAAAAAGCAATTGTGCTGACTTACTGGAAAAAGGTCTACAGCATTCAGTAATATGTTTTGGTTTTTCTAGCCAACAATTAGCATCCTTTTGGGTTTTAATATCACATATTGTATTGGTCATTCTTGCATAAAATTTGTAAAACTGCATTATCTTTTTTGGCTCAGCGTTGAATTTTAAGATCATTATAATTTTGTTccgttttttgttttgtttgcgTCATGTATAATTTACATGGGGATGGTGATAGTTGTAAATCAAAGGTTATCAATGGAAAAGTTGGGATGAAGTTTGTGGAATGGCAACTCAAATACGTATAGGGGTTTGTTGTTGCTACTGATTTGTACAACAAGAGTTCTTGCTGCTTATGGCAGGAGTTACAGTCCCAGGAGAAGATCACCAAAGCCCAGAAGCATATCTCCTAGGCGAGGGCGAAGCCCCAGCAGGTCTCCTGATTATC
Encoded proteins:
- the LOC113717151 gene encoding serine/arginine-rich splicing factor RSZ21-like, with the translated sequence MSRVYVGNLDQRVTERDLEDEFRFYGVLRSVWVARRPPGYAFVEFDDRRDAEDAIRALDGKNGWRVELSHNSKGGGGGRGGRGRGRGGDDLKCYECGEPGHFARECRLRIGPRGLGSGRRRSPSPRYRRSPSYGRRSYSPRRRSPKPRSISPRRGRSPSRSPDYRRGHRDSPHGNSVSPRRGYSNYSRSPAHRRGHRESPYANGD